The Falco naumanni isolate bFalNau1 chromosome 23 unlocalized genomic scaffold, bFalNau1.pat SUPER_23_unloc_2, whole genome shotgun sequence genome contains the following window.
attcgctgcatgtcgctcagataggcgattcgagagcccttcacgttagatccttaaacgcatcacgtcggggtcaccaatttgcggcgaatgaagagacgggacgcagcttgatgcaagcaaatgtcaatttattgtacagaagcacgaggttttatacacttccagaagctgcgcgttttaaactaattggttcttgaatCCTTTTATTCTGTGTATTCATTTTCTCAGTTGCTTCTTTAAGCTGCTCATCTTTTTGTTCCACAATATCCATTAGTTCTTGAATCCTTTTATTCTGTGTATTCATTTTCTCAGTTGCTTCTTTAAGCTGCTCAGCAGACTCACCCAATTTAGCCATCTGCATTTCCaagtctttggttttctttgccagCTCTTCTTTGGTCTTGGTCAGTTCAATGGTAAGTTTTCCCAGCTGTTCTTCAAGCCAGCCTATAGCTTCCTGTGGAACCCCTAGCGACACAAGGTACTTGTGTGCTTCTTCTGCCTGCTTTCTGAGATCAGTGACATCATTATGCAGAGAATCAATAATACCCTCAAAACCAATGTGGGTGCCTGACCTTATGCTATATTCTTTATCCAGAGGTCCAGCTTGCTCACTGCAAGGCtgatcttttaatttattttcttcatccGCATTTTTATTATAACCATTTACTAGTTCCTTGAAGATTTCCAGGCgtctttcagaattttcttcaaGCTGTTCTCGTTCTTGAGAAAGGCGCACTTTGAAATCTCTTTCCTGCTCAGCAAAATACTTGGCAAACTCTTGTGTCACTTCTTCACGAACTTTTAGTTCTAGCAGTAACttattcttcttttcagtaATAAGTCTGTTCTTCAACTCTTCTATGAGATTCAGCAGcatcatatatttttcttctccaataagaactttattttcttcatgtttctgcactgctgcttctcctgatGTATAATGTTGTTCCTCCATCTCATCATCTTCAATCACATCTTCTAAGCTCCTGTCCCATAGGATAGTAGCTCTTTTCCTTGGCATTTTAGTATGACTACGTAATgattcttttgctgctttctggccAAAAGACTGATCTTGGGGAAGAACAGATGTGTCCATAACTAAAACTTTTTGTGCAACAGCAGAGAACTTTAGCACATTGAGTGTTTCATCATATGCTGAAGCACACTGGCTTACGTTTACTACCATGTATACTTTCCCCTTTCCACGGAAGAATCCTTGAAGGAAATGAGTTAACTTACTTTCCCGAAAGGGTATGTGCTGTTGCAACTTTGACTGCTGACAGTTCTTGAGTGCATTAATACACTTGCCTAGAATCAGGAGGGAGTTGTTTATATTTCCACTCTCTTTCAATCTGTCACCTTCATTGCGGGTCTTGGTATATCTTTCTGATCCAGCAAGATCACACATTGACAATTCGTTGACTCGGGTCACTCGTGGTGTTCCTGAATCTTCTATTTTCAGTACCTTAACTGTGAATATACTGTGACTTCTGCTGGAGGTAGCGTTTAGTTTCGTGCTTGCAATACTCTGGTGTTTCA
Protein-coding sequences here:
- the LOC121081959 gene encoding kinesin-like protein KIF20B, which gives rise to MEPTLDNVQILRPSYIASVEPLERTGSVNVEDIKADLSADFSLVSSSSDRSQRSSLESKGHIEVCLRIRPFTSLERENEFQGCISLEDSRSVILKPPKNSLSRLSEKTSGQMMQKFTFSRVFGPETTQEEFFEGTMKQPVQDFLNGCNRLIFTYGVTNAGKTYTFQGTEDDAGTLPRAMDLLFKSIQGKLYTTMDIKPHRCRDYVKLTKDQVREETSIKNSILELTKEVDHQNSSNNKAPIDSEDVEELLDLEQSSTTLKDYTKFSVWVSFFEIYNECFYDLLLPMSNDKKRKTLRLAQDIKGCSYVKDLQWVQISDSKEAFRLLKLGLKHQSIASTKLNATSSRSHSIFTVKVLKIEDSGTPRVTRVNELSMCDLAGSERYTKTRNEGDRLKESGNINNSLLILGKCINALKNCQQSKLQQHIPFRESKLTHFLQGFFRGKGKVYMVVNVSQCASAYDETLNVLKFSAVAQKVLVMDTSVLPQDQSFGQKAAKESLRSHTKMPRKRATILWDRSLEDVIEDDEMEEQHYTSGEAAVQKHEENKVLIGEEKYMMLLNLIEELKNRLITEKKNKLLLELKVREEVTQEFAKYFAEQERDFKVRLSQEREQLEENSERRLEIFKELVNGYNKNADEENKLKDQPCSEQAGPLDKEYSIRSGTHIGFEGIIDSLHNDVTDLRKQAEEAHKYLVSLGVPQEAIGWLEEQLGKLTIELTKTKEELAKKTKDLEMQMAKLGESAEQLKEATEKMNTQNKRIQELMDIVEQKDEQLKEEHIVSPEDTIYEGGDHGRIKFFIRNCFNNRLNILRVYWRVDTLSPVRHPDRER